Part of the Trichoderma asperellum chromosome 1, complete sequence genome is shown below.
GAGGCGTTACCAGGCGGTTCATCACACATTCATCCCATCTCAGACTCCCTGACGGCGGTCTCCCATTTGAAGCGTTTATTCCCTGTCAGTCTGGCGGAGCAGCCTTACCAGATGTTCCAGGAGCCAAGATAATTGAACTTCTAGGCGAGTCGGAATTCCAGTCTGTTCGGCTGCCGTGTGGGGTCAGCGGCCAAATACTTGGTGTATCTCATCGGCGAGCCGATAGCGATTCCTTTCGGCTCTATGAAATAGCAGGCATGGCTCATCGCGAATCCCGATACCCTTCAGACATTGATGTCAAGCGATGGTCAGTCGCAGATCTCAATGGTGCAAAGTGGAGTACATTTCCAAACTCTTTTATCTACCACGCTGTGTTTGATGCAATGGAACGCTGGACGAGTAATGATGCTATTGCTCCTCCTTGTAGCTCCATTATACAAACGATTGGCTTGAGCGATGAGATTGTCCGGGATGAACATGGCAATGCGGTGGGAGGGGTAAGGTCATTATATACAGACGTGCCATTGTCTCGTATTGTTGCCGCTACCCCCAAGGGCCGACCAAACTGGTATTGTGGTAAGTTGTCATCTTGGTTTCTAGTTGTATTTCAAGGCAGCTAATAACCTAATAACAGGCTCCGAATGGGCATTTGCACCTGAAATGTTGCAAAAGCTGTATGGCACGGTGGCCAACTATCGCCGTCTTGCCGGTTTGGCTATCAGCAAGCAAATTAGAGCTGGCTTTTTACTTCCGGAGGATGCTGAAGTGCTTCGACGCGAAACTATAGAGAGCGTTGTCTTTTGAGAATTTCCTCTATTAATACTTCCGCTATTCTTCTGCCCTTTGGCAAAATTTTCTATAATCCCTACGTTAAACTACAAATAGTACTctacctttatttattataacaaTCGTTATGGAACTTATGATTAGAAAGGTGTATGCATAATAGGTTATAATGTAATCGCTATTTAAGTTTGGGAGTAGTAACTACTTTATTGATCGACATTGCAACATACTCCACATTATGTTCCGTCACTAAGCAGAAATTAGCATTAAAACAAAG
Proteins encoded:
- a CDS encoding uncharacterized protein (EggNog:ENOG41~antiSMASH:Cluster_1.4); its protein translation is MSPYYYQFTMAVGKTQPAEERVFEPQITYLPDGETSQPVVLEPYHVDLLPEYGYVSREYLMSGVAAGEPYCTRLLLRCPADSAQFSGLVVEEPSHLWGGTSIWRHINRWLMRKGHAWLEIDSQSPSAIGKIKNLDPERYKNMNFIPGPLADEFMDTIPFMTAVTREMLEQSYVDFKKKWWPATTQSPEIITAASYALRSGELGIAATRVILTGLSQTGGVTRRFITHSSHLRLPDGGLPFEAFIPCQSGGAALPDVPGAKIIELLGESEFQSVRLPCGVSGQILGVSHRRADSDSFRLYEIAGMAHRESRYPSDIDVKRWSVADLNGAKWSTFPNSFIYHAVFDAMERWTSNDAIAPPCSSIIQTIGLSDEIVRDEHGNAVGGVRSLYTDVPLSRIVAATPKGRPNWYCGSEWAFAPEMLQKLYGTVANYRRLAGLAISKQIRAGFLLPEDAEVLRRETIESVVF